A portion of the Granulosicoccus antarcticus IMCC3135 genome contains these proteins:
- a CDS encoding RNA-guided endonuclease InsQ/TnpB family protein, producing MERLQAYKFELRTNGEQLGKLRQFAGSCRFVYNRALGLQQENHKAGLKYIGYVPMANRLPKWRKEEGSCWLKNASAHPLQQSLRDLDRAFQNFFAGRAGFPRFKKKGDGDSFRYPEPKQFKLDQANNRVFLPKLGWIRYRNSRKVLGTLRNITISERCGKWFFSVQTVREVEASQHPSTSLVGIDMGIKVFAAQSDGENHLPLNSFATYQRKLAREQRSLARKKKFSNNWRKQKDRVARLYRRIANARADYLHKKTHTISNNHAVVCIEDLKVANMSRSASGSQALPGKNVKAKSGLNRAILDQGWGEFRRQLGYKLGWAGGELIVVPAQYTSQQCSCCGHIAKENRQSQAGFCCQSCGYSDNADTNAAKNIEAAGHAVLACGGDVRPELREHVIQAAPVKQEPAEAIWAIA from the coding sequence ATGGAACGCCTTCAAGCCTACAAATTCGAACTACGTACCAACGGCGAACAACTGGGTAAGTTGCGACAGTTTGCCGGTAGTTGCCGATTTGTCTATAACAGGGCACTGGGTTTGCAGCAGGAGAACCACAAGGCCGGATTGAAGTATATAGGCTATGTGCCCATGGCCAATCGCCTGCCGAAGTGGCGAAAGGAAGAAGGCAGCTGCTGGCTCAAGAATGCGTCGGCCCACCCGTTACAGCAGTCACTGCGGGATCTTGATCGTGCGTTTCAGAATTTCTTTGCCGGGCGGGCAGGATTTCCCCGGTTCAAGAAAAAAGGCGACGGCGACAGTTTTCGATACCCTGAACCCAAACAATTCAAACTGGATCAAGCCAACAATCGTGTGTTTCTGCCCAAACTAGGCTGGATTCGCTACCGCAACAGTCGAAAGGTGCTGGGTACGTTACGCAATATCACGATCAGTGAGCGTTGTGGCAAGTGGTTTTTTTCTGTGCAGACAGTACGCGAGGTGGAAGCGTCACAACACCCCTCCACGAGTTTGGTGGGTATTGATATGGGCATCAAGGTATTCGCTGCACAGAGTGACGGAGAGAATCATCTGCCGCTCAACAGCTTTGCAACGTATCAAAGAAAGCTTGCCCGGGAGCAACGCTCACTGGCGCGTAAAAAGAAATTTTCCAACAACTGGAGAAAGCAGAAAGACAGGGTTGCCCGACTATACCGACGTATTGCCAATGCCCGAGCCGACTATTTGCACAAGAAGACACACACCATCAGCAATAACCACGCAGTCGTGTGTATCGAAGATCTGAAAGTGGCCAATATGTCTCGTTCGGCGTCGGGTAGTCAGGCATTGCCGGGCAAGAACGTGAAGGCCAAGTCCGGTCTCAACCGTGCCATTCTGGACCAGGGGTGGGGCGAATTCCGACGTCAGTTAGGCTACAAGCTTGGTTGGGCAGGAGGAGAGCTGATTGTCGTCCCGGCTCAGTACACGAGTCAGCAATGCTCTTGCTGTGGGCACATAGCGAAGGAAAACCGACAGAGCCAGGCAGGTTTCTGCTGCCAGAGCTGTGGGTATTCGGACAACGCTGATACCAATGCAGCAAAAAATATAGAAGCGGCGGGACACGCCGTGTTGGCCTGTGGAGGGGATGTCAGACCTGAATTACGAGAGCATGTCATTCAGGCGGCCCCAGTGAAACAGGAACCCGCTGAAGCGATTTGGGCAATAGCCTGA
- a CDS encoding LacI family DNA-binding transcriptional regulator — protein MGRVTIKSIGKDLGISHMTVSRALSGHPNVQKATREAVLKRAQELGYVKSAAANTMRGDKTDIVGLLLPNIINEFYARFANTLSQCCRERSLHLIIHLTGDDTELERKSLERLCEVQARAVVMVPAPGESKDLETLLKSMRVIQLIRQRPMSTPSFALLVDDHSALHDAVVELARRGHQSIGYIGADAGLSSGRERLQAFKHGLKSAKLKWTKRFVLTGAPSFEMGRYNTVKLLDAGEVTAMVCGGFEISNGALSVLMEREIHPSRDIGFVGYGDPSFYARVNGGVSTIEVPVDELALRASELLAEDSSAQTEASPETVELGARLLLRGNLRIT, from the coding sequence TTGGGCCGCGTCACGATAAAATCAATCGGTAAAGATCTCGGCATTTCGCACATGACCGTTTCAAGGGCTCTGTCGGGTCACCCCAATGTTCAGAAGGCTACCCGCGAAGCGGTGCTGAAGCGGGCGCAGGAGTTAGGCTATGTAAAAAGCGCCGCAGCCAACACCATGCGTGGAGACAAGACCGACATCGTCGGCCTGTTGTTGCCCAATATAATCAACGAGTTCTACGCTCGATTTGCCAACACTTTGTCACAGTGCTGCCGCGAGCGCTCTCTGCATTTGATCATCCACCTGACCGGTGACGATACAGAGCTTGAGCGAAAGTCTCTGGAACGCCTGTGTGAAGTGCAGGCAAGGGCTGTTGTCATGGTGCCGGCTCCAGGTGAGTCAAAAGACCTTGAGACTTTATTGAAGTCCATGCGGGTTATTCAGCTGATACGACAGCGGCCCATGAGTACGCCAAGTTTTGCGCTCCTTGTTGATGATCACAGCGCGCTGCATGACGCGGTTGTGGAGCTGGCCAGGCGAGGGCATCAATCGATCGGGTATATTGGTGCGGATGCAGGCTTATCGTCGGGTCGTGAGCGACTTCAGGCATTCAAACACGGACTCAAGAGCGCGAAGCTTAAATGGACCAAACGGTTTGTTCTCACCGGAGCACCATCGTTCGAGATGGGGCGCTATAACACAGTGAAGCTACTTGACGCCGGTGAGGTCACCGCCATGGTGTGCGGTGGATTTGAAATTTCCAATGGTGCTCTGAGCGTTCTGATGGAGCGCGAGATCCACCCGTCTCGTGATATCGGTTTTGTTGGCTATGGCGATCCTTCCTTCTATGCTCGTGTAAACGGCGGGGTTTCCACCATCGAAGTTCCTGTCGACGAACTGGCCTTACGAGCAAGTGAATTGCTGGCGGAGGACTCGTCGGCACAAACCGAAGCTTCGCCAGAAACCGTGGAGCTGGGTGCCAGGCTTTTACTTCGCGGCAATTTGCGCATAACATAA
- a CDS encoding SDR family NAD(P)-dependent oxidoreductase — protein MNTLDLKGRKAVITGGGRGMGFGIAQRFLQSGASVALWDISEDTLANAHKQLSSLGKVITQRVDVGDYASVEAGAAAVAQELGGIDLLVNAAGIAGVNTPLVDYPLDTWNSVININLNGSFHTSRAIVPYMLKGDYGRIVNIASMAGKDGNPNASAYSVSKAGVICLTKSLGKELANTGIRVNVICPAVIKTEMLDDVSEAQISYMLSKIPMGRMGSVEEISAMVGWMCSEECSYTTGAVFDLSGGRATY, from the coding sequence ATGAATACATTGGACCTTAAAGGGCGCAAGGCAGTTATCACTGGCGGCGGACGTGGCATGGGCTTTGGCATCGCCCAGCGCTTTCTTCAAAGTGGTGCTTCTGTAGCGCTGTGGGATATCAGCGAGGATACCCTCGCAAATGCGCATAAGCAGCTATCCTCCTTGGGCAAGGTAATCACTCAGCGAGTGGACGTGGGTGACTACGCCAGCGTCGAAGCCGGCGCAGCCGCCGTTGCGCAGGAATTAGGCGGGATCGACCTGCTGGTCAACGCCGCCGGTATTGCCGGGGTCAATACACCCTTGGTGGACTACCCCTTGGACACCTGGAACTCGGTGATAAACATCAACCTCAATGGCAGCTTTCACACCAGCCGAGCAATTGTGCCTTACATGCTCAAGGGCGACTATGGGCGCATCGTCAATATCGCCTCCATGGCGGGTAAAGACGGCAACCCCAACGCGTCTGCCTATTCAGTGTCAAAGGCGGGTGTGATTTGCCTGACAAAAAGCCTGGGCAAAGAACTGGCCAACACGGGAATACGAGTCAACGTAATCTGCCCTGCCGTGATAAAGACCGAAATGCTGGACGACGTCTCCGAAGCGCAAATAAGCTATATGTTGTCCAAGATACCAATGGGACGCATGGGTTCAGTGGAAGAGATTTCTGCCATGGTGGGTTGGATGTGCAGCGAGGAATGTTCCTACACCACCGGCGCGGTGTTCGACCTGTCAGGTGGACGGGCTACCTACTAA
- a CDS encoding ABC transporter substrate-binding protein, with protein sequence MKTNIAINFCKATAFTAAVGLGISTAHAEPKTNMLHQWAQGSEAAAIAKLGEMFEERGGTWEQTAISGHTSNTLAKLRSDVVSGNAPAAVQLKGPEIAEWNKTGRTANLDDVAEAQGWDAVVAPELTAVMKPTGNWVAAPMNIHRVNWLYSSKKIMDDLDIEIPKTWEDFNTACEKVIAAGKICIAHGAADWSDTTTFDSVVYGMDIDLYRKAFQEADTDAMRSQGMIDAFAQLRKMVGYMDDGINGRSWEQSMAMTMDAKAAFFLMGDWTVASANAAGYKEDVDYVCTQTPVDWGGNGFILIADSVVFFEQKDQDYIDGQKLLAETIMSPEFQVTFNVAKGSIPARTDIDLSKGGFTQCQQKGLADLKASVAEGTLVRSLAHNMTVLQKFRGAMMEVITEYVADSSISPEEAANQLADAVEIQQ encoded by the coding sequence ATGAAAACCAACATAGCCATCAACTTTTGCAAAGCAACAGCTTTTACCGCAGCCGTTGGGTTGGGTATTTCCACAGCGCACGCCGAGCCCAAAACCAATATGTTGCACCAATGGGCCCAAGGCTCAGAAGCCGCAGCAATCGCCAAGCTAGGCGAGATGTTTGAGGAAAGGGGGGGAACATGGGAACAGACAGCAATCTCAGGCCATACTTCGAATACGCTTGCCAAGCTGCGTTCGGATGTTGTATCGGGTAATGCACCGGCCGCAGTCCAGCTCAAAGGCCCGGAAATAGCCGAGTGGAACAAGACCGGGCGCACTGCCAACCTTGACGATGTAGCTGAGGCTCAGGGCTGGGATGCTGTGGTTGCCCCAGAGCTGACTGCTGTCATGAAGCCAACTGGAAACTGGGTAGCGGCACCGATGAATATTCATCGCGTCAACTGGCTCTATTCCTCAAAGAAGATTATGGATGATCTTGATATCGAGATTCCCAAAACCTGGGAGGATTTCAATACCGCTTGCGAAAAAGTTATCGCCGCAGGCAAGATCTGCATTGCACACGGAGCAGCTGACTGGTCAGACACCACCACATTTGACAGTGTTGTTTATGGCATGGATATCGATCTTTATCGCAAGGCATTTCAGGAAGCGGATACCGACGCTATGCGCAGCCAGGGCATGATCGACGCCTTCGCACAGCTACGGAAGATGGTCGGTTATATGGACGATGGAATCAACGGCCGCTCCTGGGAGCAGTCCATGGCGATGACCATGGATGCCAAGGCCGCCTTCTTTCTGATGGGAGATTGGACCGTCGCATCAGCCAATGCAGCAGGCTACAAGGAAGATGTGGACTACGTGTGCACCCAAACACCAGTGGACTGGGGCGGCAATGGATTCATTCTGATTGCAGATTCGGTTGTCTTCTTCGAGCAAAAGGATCAGGACTATATTGATGGCCAGAAGCTATTGGCTGAAACCATCATGTCGCCTGAGTTTCAGGTGACCTTCAATGTGGCCAAAGGCTCGATTCCGGCGCGCACAGATATCGATCTGTCAAAAGGCGGTTTCACCCAGTGCCAGCAAAAAGGCTTGGCTGATCTGAAAGCGTCTGTCGCTGAAGGCACGCTGGTGCGTTCGTTAGCGCACAACATGACGGTACTGCAAAAATTCCGCGGTGCAATGATGGAAGTCATCACTGAGTATGTCGCGGATTCATCCATCAGTCCCGAAGAGGCTGCCAACCAGCTTGCGGATGCTGTAGAGATCCAACAGTAA
- the eno gene encoding phosphopyruvate hydratase: MTTIKSIYGRRVWDSRGNPTVEVDVTLDNGLVGRAIAPAGASRGSREAIDLRDGGVALRGKNVMQALDSVNGPIAAAMRGMEVQDQQAIDNALLALDSSSFKEVLGGNATVATSLAVLHAAAADTGKPLWRHVADLYNCTPSIPLPEIQIFGGGAHAGRRVDIQDFMIMVPGASSFDEVMEVTSEIYFAAGDILASRGKAAGVADEGGWWPMFDSNEEALETLVLAIEKAGEKPGDRVVISLDIAASEFAKKGRYRLALEDREMDSSALIEMLGGWLNDYPIVSIEDPVSEDDPEGMAEFTRRFGDQVQIIGDDYLVTNATLVEEAAAAGACNAVLIKVNQAGTVSESIDTYLAAQKAGWGAVVSARSGESEDTSISHLATGLGAGQLKVGSFQRSERMAKWNECLRIQEQLGAGSFVGGASLRRTWWGKQQGSKGVW; the protein is encoded by the coding sequence GTGACAACGATCAAGTCCATCTATGGCCGCCGAGTCTGGGACTCGCGGGGCAACCCCACTGTTGAAGTTGACGTGACTCTGGACAACGGACTCGTCGGCCGAGCCATAGCCCCTGCAGGTGCCTCGCGTGGCAGCCGCGAGGCGATAGATCTTCGCGATGGCGGCGTCGCGTTGCGAGGAAAAAACGTGATGCAGGCGCTTGACAGTGTCAACGGCCCTATCGCTGCAGCAATGCGTGGCATGGAGGTACAAGATCAACAAGCTATCGATAACGCCCTGCTGGCGCTGGACAGCTCGTCTTTCAAGGAAGTGCTCGGTGGCAACGCAACCGTCGCCACCTCCCTGGCAGTACTACACGCAGCCGCCGCCGACACGGGTAAACCGCTGTGGCGCCATGTTGCCGATCTCTACAACTGCACGCCCTCGATTCCATTGCCAGAAATTCAAATATTTGGCGGTGGCGCCCACGCGGGGCGACGGGTCGACATTCAGGATTTCATGATCATGGTTCCTGGCGCCAGCTCATTCGACGAAGTGATGGAAGTAACCAGCGAGATCTACTTCGCCGCTGGAGATATTCTGGCTTCGCGGGGCAAAGCCGCTGGCGTCGCCGACGAAGGAGGTTGGTGGCCGATGTTTGATTCCAATGAGGAGGCGTTGGAGACGCTGGTCCTGGCCATTGAAAAAGCCGGTGAAAAACCTGGAGATCGCGTCGTGATTTCACTGGACATCGCCGCCTCCGAGTTTGCAAAAAAGGGTCGGTACAGGCTTGCACTTGAGGATCGGGAAATGGACTCCAGCGCACTGATCGAAATGCTTGGTGGCTGGCTGAATGACTACCCTATCGTCTCCATTGAAGATCCGGTGAGCGAAGACGATCCAGAGGGTATGGCCGAGTTTACTCGCCGTTTCGGCGATCAGGTGCAAATTATCGGCGACGATTACCTTGTCACCAACGCCACCCTTGTCGAAGAGGCAGCGGCAGCCGGAGCTTGCAACGCGGTACTGATAAAAGTCAATCAGGCGGGAACGGTCAGTGAATCCATCGACACCTACCTGGCAGCTCAAAAAGCTGGCTGGGGTGCAGTGGTGTCAGCTCGCTCTGGCGAATCTGAAGACACATCGATCAGCCATCTGGCAACCGGTCTGGGTGCTGGGCAACTCAAAGTAGGCTCTTTCCAACGTTCCGAGCGCATGGCCAAATGGAACGAATGCCTGCGCATTCAAGAGCAGCTTGGTGCAGGTTCTTTTGTCGGCGGCGCATCGCTGCGACGTACCTGGTGGGGCAAACAACAAGGATCAAAAGGGGTGTGGTGA
- a CDS encoding NAD(P)H-binding protein yields MSLDTIPEELEIAQALLDTPGGTPVVGLARTPQKAQGLDMKIRPGDYSEPMQLQASLTGIDTLLLVSGIDPPEERIQQHRNVIEAAQIAGVGKIVYTGIQGPEQGTRFSPVVQSSRQTEADIRASGLTWVIGRNGIYIEPDVDYIDSYRSRGEIANSAGDGKCGYTTRAELAHAYAQLLLNSDHDNQIVNINGTPITQAQLVNYMNSAFGTQLTYRTMTAAEYTEDRTAELGPFFGEIIAGIYDGIRLGAYDNASDFDAVTGRSHGRTKAGMRTSAHVASFLTHVALHQRSSF; encoded by the coding sequence TTGTCCCTCGACACGATCCCAGAAGAGCTCGAGATAGCGCAAGCACTTCTGGATACGCCGGGCGGCACACCGGTCGTCGGTCTTGCACGGACCCCGCAGAAGGCTCAGGGTCTTGACATGAAAATACGTCCCGGAGATTACTCCGAACCAATGCAACTCCAGGCATCGCTGACGGGTATAGACACATTGCTATTGGTGTCAGGCATTGACCCGCCGGAGGAACGCATTCAGCAGCACCGTAACGTGATCGAGGCTGCCCAAATCGCCGGTGTAGGCAAAATTGTCTACACCGGCATTCAGGGACCGGAACAGGGAACCCGCTTTTCGCCCGTGGTACAGAGCAGTCGCCAAACCGAGGCCGACATTCGAGCCAGCGGGCTGACATGGGTCATCGGCCGTAATGGTATTTATATTGAACCGGACGTGGACTATATCGACAGCTACCGATCACGTGGAGAAATTGCGAATAGCGCTGGCGACGGGAAATGCGGTTACACGACCCGAGCGGAGCTTGCCCACGCCTACGCACAGCTTCTGTTGAATTCGGATCACGACAACCAGATCGTCAATATCAACGGTACTCCGATCACGCAAGCGCAGTTGGTTAATTATATGAACAGCGCATTCGGAACACAGCTTACCTACCGCACCATGACCGCGGCCGAGTATACCGAGGATCGCACGGCCGAACTTGGCCCGTTTTTCGGCGAGATCATCGCAGGGATCTACGACGGAATACGTCTTGGTGCCTACGACAATGCCAGTGATTTCGATGCGGTGACCGGACGGTCGCACGGTCGCACCAAAGCTGGGATGCGTACTTCAGCTCACGTAGCTAGCTTTCTAACACATGTAGCCCTGCATCAGCGATCCAGCTTCTAA
- a CDS encoding carbohydrate ABC transporter permease gives MPDSNTNKRSVTQLIQDYLPQIVLVPTVVAMAMYVVVFSLWTLWLSVSTSTLLPDPSFGGFGEYVALWKSKRWTVAYQNLFIFGSLYVLGALFIGTLLAILIDQRVRFEAVWRTIFLYPLAISFIVTGTVWRWIFHPQTGVELALHDMGWLSAQFNWITDRDLALYVVVITGIWHASGFAMALILAGLRAVDGDTIKAAQIDGASMARTYRRVILPSIWPIFLAVAVVLLQFAIKTYDLVVALTQGGPGVSTTVPAIVVYDLMFQRGQIAQGSAAAVMILVALAVVLIPYALYMSYRRRGEENTHG, from the coding sequence ATGCCGGACAGTAATACAAACAAGCGATCTGTAACTCAACTGATTCAGGATTACCTGCCCCAAATCGTACTGGTGCCCACAGTAGTGGCGATGGCGATGTATGTCGTTGTTTTCTCCCTGTGGACACTGTGGCTCTCTGTATCAACATCGACGTTGCTCCCCGATCCATCATTCGGCGGATTCGGTGAGTACGTCGCACTCTGGAAAAGCAAGCGCTGGACTGTTGCTTATCAGAATCTGTTTATCTTTGGGTCACTGTATGTACTAGGTGCCTTGTTTATAGGCACATTGCTGGCGATTCTGATTGATCAGCGCGTCCGGTTCGAAGCTGTGTGGCGAACGATATTTCTTTACCCCCTGGCTATATCGTTCATCGTGACAGGTACAGTCTGGCGTTGGATTTTTCACCCGCAAACCGGTGTGGAACTGGCACTGCACGATATGGGCTGGCTTAGCGCTCAGTTCAACTGGATTACCGATCGAGATCTAGCCTTGTACGTCGTTGTCATAACCGGCATCTGGCATGCCTCCGGCTTTGCAATGGCACTGATTCTTGCAGGTCTGAGGGCAGTAGATGGTGACACTATAAAAGCGGCACAAATAGATGGTGCCTCCATGGCACGCACCTATCGTCGTGTCATCCTCCCATCTATCTGGCCTATTTTTCTTGCTGTCGCCGTGGTGCTACTGCAGTTCGCCATCAAAACCTATGATCTGGTGGTGGCATTGACACAAGGTGGGCCTGGCGTTTCAACAACAGTTCCGGCAATAGTGGTCTATGACCTGATGTTTCAACGCGGCCAGATTGCGCAAGGGTCGGCGGCAGCCGTCATGATCCTGGTTGCCTTGGCCGTTGTGTTGATCCCGTATGCGCTTTATATGAGTTACCGCCGTCGCGGTGAGGAAAACACCCATGGCTGA
- a CDS encoding phosphotransferase family protein: MSVQLEARCRELISELGLGEAAEVQSVHPLTGGVSSDIARVVLDSRQICIKFAIPKLKVAEDWHAPVHRNAAEYRWLQTAADILPSGAVQLLGRSEKLHGFAMEFISGDDVYLWKSALLAEAPDHGEATAVGDILGRIHAASSLAEFDTSQFHNRDDFRALRIEPYLSFTALQHSELATHLDALACMLYQSEQVLVHGDVSPKNILFRTGGPVMLDAECATMGDASFDPSFCLNHLVLKAALLPDSRARLLANAADLWRAYAAHISWEPAEQVQTRICSLLPALMLARIDGKSPVEYLDDDKRRLVRKLAIHLIRHPVSELDQALEHISTALKEHYA; encoded by the coding sequence TTGTCTGTCCAATTAGAAGCGCGTTGCAGAGAACTAATCTCGGAATTGGGACTGGGCGAGGCAGCAGAAGTCCAGAGTGTTCATCCTCTGACCGGAGGTGTGTCATCTGATATTGCCCGAGTCGTTCTCGACTCCCGGCAAATTTGCATTAAATTTGCCATTCCCAAATTGAAAGTCGCCGAAGATTGGCATGCGCCAGTACACCGCAACGCGGCAGAGTACAGGTGGCTGCAAACCGCCGCCGACATTCTGCCCAGCGGCGCCGTACAACTGCTGGGCCGCTCCGAAAAGCTTCACGGCTTTGCCATGGAGTTCATCAGCGGCGACGATGTCTATCTGTGGAAATCCGCTCTGTTGGCGGAAGCGCCTGATCACGGCGAAGCCACAGCGGTTGGCGATATTCTCGGTCGCATTCACGCAGCATCCTCGCTCGCAGAGTTTGACACCTCACAGTTTCACAATCGCGATGATTTTCGCGCACTGCGCATCGAACCTTATTTGAGCTTCACCGCTTTGCAGCATTCGGAACTGGCAACACACCTTGATGCCTTGGCGTGCATGTTGTACCAGTCTGAGCAAGTGCTTGTACACGGAGACGTCAGCCCGAAAAACATCTTGTTTCGCACCGGCGGACCGGTAATGCTGGACGCCGAGTGCGCAACCATGGGAGACGCCAGCTTCGATCCCTCGTTTTGTCTGAATCACCTGGTGCTGAAAGCTGCCCTGCTACCTGATTCGCGCGCTCGCCTGCTGGCGAACGCTGCCGACTTATGGCGCGCCTATGCGGCTCATATCAGTTGGGAACCTGCTGAACAAGTACAAACACGGATATGCAGCCTGTTGCCCGCGTTGATGTTGGCCCGGATCGACGGGAAATCTCCAGTAGAGTATCTGGATGACGATAAACGCCGCCTTGTTCGAAAACTGGCGATCCACTTGATACGCCATCCCGTTTCTGAGCTAGACCAGGCACTCGAACATATTTCCACAGCATTGAAGGAGCATTACGCGTGA
- a CDS encoding DUF4041 domain-containing protein, producing MEQLLNESSRWALIDGYLQLPITDLLATVAGLITFLLVCYFVTRYRIRRFRHRYNRVYRSLEELNSEFVEQQFQLVEWQDETARQRHRAKNDLQQLTAEVSTVSQRAAEMRPVYEALQRRQADLQDNVVQLEARHSDIVSVLDNTGPLHEHFANLNWKVVEKSDELVRVERQLQNLRLELDLYDRQNNLVAYAHYAEPEYLHQSSDRFKIEVKRERDFQKALISEKKELTGLDALKDASERTQASRHGKLLIRAFNLECDKLFATVRHSNYAKTVERVGKLAHDLEKLMNDQRFGVSLEYVESKLRECTLIYQDKYKAKEEADEQRQQREQLREERKAQREYKAALKKAQDEEKAYQQMLEKARREISEATGGQTLEQQERFRYLEEMLEGARQNEQRAMSMAQQTRCGFIYVISNEGSFGKGIYKIGLTRRLEPMDRVKELGDASVPFSFDVHGIIYSEDAPKLENELHRHFDGKRVNVVNNRKEFFRVELNQIEVAINELMGEPVALKREGFEDDDYSEAMRLRNSVIEGVVETVV from the coding sequence ATGGAACAGCTACTGAATGAATCGTCCCGGTGGGCGTTGATAGATGGGTATCTTCAATTGCCCATTACCGATCTTTTGGCCACGGTTGCTGGTCTGATCACCTTTTTACTTGTTTGCTATTTCGTTACTCGATACAGGATTCGCCGGTTTCGTCATCGCTATAACCGAGTGTACCGGTCGCTGGAAGAGCTCAATAGCGAGTTTGTGGAACAGCAATTTCAGCTCGTAGAGTGGCAGGATGAGACGGCACGCCAGAGGCACCGGGCAAAGAATGATCTGCAGCAATTGACCGCAGAGGTCAGTACGGTATCGCAGAGAGCTGCCGAGATGCGACCTGTCTACGAAGCGCTGCAACGGCGGCAGGCTGACCTACAGGACAACGTTGTACAGTTGGAGGCTCGGCATTCAGATATCGTGAGTGTTCTGGATAATACCGGACCACTGCACGAACACTTTGCGAACCTGAATTGGAAAGTAGTTGAGAAATCAGATGAGCTGGTGCGTGTAGAGCGGCAGTTGCAGAATCTAAGGTTAGAGCTTGATCTGTACGATCGCCAGAATAACCTGGTTGCTTACGCGCATTACGCAGAACCGGAATACCTGCATCAGAGTAGTGATCGCTTCAAGATAGAGGTCAAGCGCGAGCGAGATTTTCAAAAAGCGCTTATCAGCGAGAAGAAAGAACTGACGGGATTGGATGCATTGAAGGATGCATCCGAACGCACGCAGGCGTCTCGGCACGGAAAATTGTTGATAAGAGCATTCAACCTAGAGTGTGACAAGTTGTTTGCTACCGTACGGCATTCAAACTATGCAAAAACTGTTGAACGCGTCGGCAAGCTGGCTCATGATCTTGAGAAGTTGATGAATGATCAGCGCTTCGGAGTATCACTGGAATACGTGGAATCCAAGCTGCGTGAGTGCACGCTCATTTATCAGGACAAGTACAAGGCTAAGGAAGAGGCTGATGAGCAGCGACAGCAACGAGAGCAGTTGAGAGAGGAGCGTAAGGCTCAGCGTGAATACAAAGCCGCCCTGAAAAAAGCACAGGATGAAGAGAAGGCCTATCAGCAGATGCTGGAGAAAGCGCGAAGGGAAATCTCGGAGGCCACGGGCGGGCAGACTCTGGAGCAACAGGAAAGATTCCGGTATCTGGAGGAAATGCTGGAAGGCGCACGTCAGAATGAACAGCGCGCCATGAGTATGGCGCAGCAGACACGTTGCGGATTCATTTACGTAATCAGCAATGAAGGTTCATTCGGCAAGGGTATTTACAAGATCGGTCTGACACGCAGACTGGAACCGATGGACCGTGTAAAGGAGTTGGGGGATGCGAGTGTGCCATTCTCATTCGACGTGCACGGCATCATTTACTCGGAAGACGCGCCCAAGCTGGAGAATGAGCTGCACCGGCATTTTGATGGTAAGCGCGTGAATGTAGTCAATAACCGAAAGGAGTTCTTCCGAGTTGAGTTGAATCAGATTGAAGTGGCTATCAATGAACTGATGGGTGAGCCTGTTGCTTTGAAGCGCGAAGGATTTGAGGATGATGATTATTCGGAGGCAATGCGGCTGCGCAATAGTGTGATTGAAGGGGTGGTTGAGACAGTGGTTTGA
- the tnpA gene encoding IS200/IS605 family transposase — protein MSKDTTIRTGRHCVFIMHVHLVFVTKYRRDVFTKKILDDLKITFTKVCEDFEATLVEFNGEDDHVHLLVNYPPKVPVSGLVNSLKGVSSRRVRKADYPSIKNKLWGNALWSPSYFASSCGGAPIGLIRQYIEQQRTPR, from the coding sequence ATGAGCAAAGATACGACTATTCGCACAGGAAGACACTGTGTATTTATTATGCATGTCCACTTGGTCTTCGTCACAAAGTATCGTCGTGATGTCTTCACCAAGAAAATTCTCGATGACTTGAAGATCACCTTCACCAAGGTATGTGAAGACTTTGAAGCCACTCTGGTGGAGTTTAATGGTGAAGACGATCATGTCCATCTTCTGGTTAACTACCCACCCAAGGTGCCAGTATCTGGCCTGGTCAACAGTCTGAAGGGGGTATCTAGTCGCCGAGTAAGAAAAGCAGATTATCCGAGCATCAAAAACAAACTGTGGGGTAATGCACTATGGTCTCCTTCGTACTTTGCCAGCAGTTGTGGTGGAGCTCCGATTGGCCTGATCAGACAATACATCGAACAGCAACGAACACCGCGCTAA